In Streptomyces sp. SN-593, a single genomic region encodes these proteins:
- a CDS encoding glycerol-3-phosphate dehydrogenase/oxidase has translation MRTTSLGPAERAQALARMAEHELDILVVGGGVVGAGTALDAATRGLSVGLVEARDWASGTSSRSSKLIHGGLRYLEMLDFALVREALKERGLLLERLAPHLVKPVPFLYPLQHKGWERLYAGSGVALYDAMSISSGHGRGLPVHRHLSRRHALRVAPALRKDALVGALQYYDAQVDDARLVVTLVRTAASYGAVAANQARVVGFLREGERVVGARVEDLEAGGEYEIRARQVVNATGVFTDDTQALIGERGQFHVRASKGIHLVVPKDRIHSTTGLILRTEKSVLFVIPWGRHWIVGTTDTDWDLDKSHPAASSADIDYLLGHVNSVLSTPLTRDDVQGVYAGLRPLLAGESDATSKLSREHTVAHPLPGLVVVAGGKYTTYRVMAKDAVDEAVHGLDRKVAGCCTEEVPLLGAEGYQALWNGRARTAARTGLHVARVEHLLNRYGTLAEEVLALIADDPSLGDPLPAADDYLRAEIVYAARSEGARHLEDVLTRRTRISIETFDRGTGSARPAAELMAPVLGWDQAQIDREVEYYEKRVEAERESQLQPDDQTADAARLGAPDIVPL, from the coding sequence ATGCGGACGACATCACTCGGCCCGGCGGAGAGGGCCCAGGCTCTGGCCCGAATGGCCGAGCACGAACTGGACATCCTGGTCGTGGGCGGCGGCGTGGTCGGCGCGGGCACCGCGCTGGACGCCGCCACGCGCGGCCTGTCCGTGGGCCTGGTCGAGGCCCGCGACTGGGCGTCCGGCACGTCGAGCCGGTCGAGCAAGCTCATCCACGGCGGCCTGCGCTACCTGGAGATGCTGGACTTCGCCCTGGTCAGGGAGGCGCTCAAGGAGCGCGGGCTGCTGCTGGAGCGGCTGGCCCCGCACCTGGTCAAGCCGGTGCCGTTCCTCTACCCGCTCCAGCACAAGGGCTGGGAGCGGCTGTACGCGGGCTCCGGCGTGGCGCTCTACGACGCGATGTCGATCTCCTCCGGCCACGGCCGGGGCCTGCCCGTGCACCGCCACCTCAGCCGCCGGCACGCGCTGCGGGTGGCGCCCGCGCTGCGCAAGGACGCCCTGGTCGGCGCCCTGCAGTACTACGACGCCCAGGTCGACGACGCCCGCCTGGTGGTGACGCTGGTGCGCACCGCGGCCTCCTACGGCGCCGTGGCCGCCAACCAGGCCCGCGTGGTCGGCTTCCTGCGCGAGGGCGAGCGGGTGGTCGGCGCCCGGGTCGAGGACCTGGAGGCGGGCGGCGAGTACGAGATCAGGGCCCGGCAGGTGGTCAACGCCACCGGGGTGTTCACCGACGACACGCAGGCGCTGATCGGCGAGCGCGGCCAGTTCCACGTCCGCGCCTCCAAGGGCATCCACCTGGTGGTGCCCAAGGACCGCATCCACTCCACCACCGGCCTGATCCTGCGGACCGAGAAGAGCGTGCTCTTCGTCATCCCCTGGGGCCGGCACTGGATCGTGGGCACCACCGACACCGACTGGGACCTGGACAAGTCCCACCCGGCGGCCTCCAGCGCCGACATCGACTACCTGCTCGGCCACGTCAACTCGGTGCTCTCCACCCCGCTGACCAGGGACGACGTCCAGGGCGTGTACGCGGGCCTGCGGCCGCTGCTGGCCGGGGAGTCCGACGCGACCAGCAAGCTGTCCCGCGAGCACACCGTGGCCCACCCGCTGCCGGGCCTGGTGGTGGTGGCCGGCGGCAAGTACACCACCTACCGCGTGATGGCCAAGGACGCGGTGGACGAGGCGGTGCACGGCCTGGACCGCAAGGTCGCCGGCTGCTGCACCGAGGAGGTGCCGCTGCTGGGCGCCGAGGGCTACCAGGCGCTGTGGAACGGCCGGGCCCGCACCGCCGCCCGCACCGGCCTGCACGTCGCCCGGGTGGAGCACCTGCTCAACCGCTACGGCACGCTCGCCGAGGAGGTGCTGGCGCTGATCGCCGACGACCCCTCGCTCGGCGACCCGCTGCCGGCCGCCGACGACTACCTGCGCGCCGAGATCGTCTACGCCGCCAGGAGCGAGGGCGCCCGCCACCTGGAGGACGTGCTGACCCGCAGGACGCGCATCTCCATCGAGACCTTCGACCGCGGCACCGGAAGCGCCCGCCCCGCCGCGGAGTTGATGGCGCCGGTGCTGGGCTGGGACCAGGCGCAGATCGACCGGGAGGTCGAGTACTACGAGAAGCGCGTCGAGGCCGAGCGCGAGTCCCAACTGCAGCCCGACGACCAGACCGCGGACGCCGCCCGGTTGGGCGCTCCCGATATCGTGCCTCTCTAG
- a CDS encoding serine/threonine-protein kinase encodes MDGAGHGDEGRLVAGRYRLLERVGRGGMGTVWRAEDELLGRLVAVKKLHSPQPHMDDEELATLFERTRREARAAARISHPNVVVVHDVVDDAGLPSIVMEYVPSVTLGERLKEQGPLEPAEAARVGRGMIAALRAAHRAGVLHRDVKPGNVLLGGDQRVVLTDFGIAQASGTSTLTRTGELIGSIDFLSPERIRGVPPGPEADLWALGATLYQAVEGSSPFRRPTAIETAYAIAEEPVRPPAKAGALIGVITGLLAKEPGDRLSADEAERMLRVPAADSDTTRVDRGRFESPPGQTTTTRVAPYAPASHAAPPGPATGHPPSGGPAGGLTAPPGGPGGAHAVPPPAGGRRHRALPWIAAAVAAAVVIGGALYAVHRANSSSAEADPAPTGTSGTASPSTAPTGGQTTPAPPLPAGYRLAEEDHDGYHYSVPVPDGWKRTTPNGTDEVDWVTPDGLVGLKVDALPFASTDPLEHFQELEPQTEQAVGDTYHRERMDRTVRLGQQAALWEFTFQGKARAWHAIDLGFGRPGATEYAIYLSAPDAQWQKWRPVFDNAVAGFRAAD; translated from the coding sequence ATGGATGGGGCCGGACACGGCGACGAAGGGCGGCTCGTCGCGGGCCGCTACCGGCTGCTCGAACGCGTCGGCCGGGGCGGGATGGGCACGGTGTGGCGGGCCGAGGACGAACTCCTCGGCCGCCTGGTCGCGGTGAAGAAGCTGCACTCGCCGCAACCGCACATGGACGACGAGGAGTTGGCCACGCTCTTCGAGCGCACCCGGCGCGAGGCGCGGGCCGCCGCGCGGATCAGCCACCCGAACGTCGTGGTGGTGCACGACGTGGTCGACGACGCGGGGCTGCCGTCCATCGTGATGGAGTACGTCCCCTCGGTCACGCTGGGCGAACGCCTCAAGGAGCAGGGCCCGTTGGAGCCCGCCGAGGCGGCGCGGGTCGGCCGCGGCATGATCGCCGCGCTGCGCGCCGCGCACCGCGCCGGGGTGCTGCACCGCGACGTCAAGCCCGGCAACGTGCTGCTCGGCGGGGACCAGCGGGTCGTGCTCACCGACTTCGGCATCGCGCAGGCGTCGGGCACCTCCACCCTGACCCGCACCGGTGAACTCATCGGCTCCATCGACTTCCTGAGTCCGGAACGGATACGCGGCGTGCCGCCCGGGCCCGAGGCGGACCTGTGGGCGCTGGGCGCGACGCTGTACCAGGCGGTGGAGGGCTCGTCCCCCTTCCGCCGCCCGACCGCCATCGAGACGGCGTACGCCATCGCCGAGGAGCCGGTGCGGCCGCCCGCGAAGGCCGGTGCGCTCATCGGCGTCATCACCGGGCTGCTCGCCAAGGAGCCGGGCGACCGGCTGTCGGCCGACGAGGCCGAGCGGATGCTGCGGGTGCCGGCGGCCGACTCGGACACCACGCGGGTGGACCGCGGGCGCTTCGAGTCGCCGCCCGGCCAGACCACCACCACCCGCGTCGCGCCGTACGCCCCGGCCTCCCACGCCGCGCCCCCCGGCCCGGCGACGGGCCACCCGCCGTCCGGCGGACCGGCCGGGGGCCTCACGGCACCGCCGGGCGGGCCGGGCGGAGCGCACGCGGTCCCGCCACCCGCCGGGGGCCGAAGGCACCGGGCGCTGCCCTGGATCGCCGCGGCCGTGGCGGCCGCCGTGGTGATCGGCGGCGCGCTGTACGCCGTCCACCGCGCGAACAGCTCCTCGGCGGAAGCCGACCCGGCGCCGACCGGTACGTCCGGGACGGCCTCGCCGTCCACCGCCCCGACCGGCGGGCAGACCACGCCCGCGCCGCCGCTCCCGGCCGGCTACCGGCTGGCCGAGGAGGACCACGACGGCTACCACTACTCCGTGCCGGTGCCCGACGGCTGGAAGCGGACCACCCCGAACGGCACCGACGAGGTCGACTGGGTCACCCCCGACGGCCTGGTCGGACTGAAGGTCGACGCGCTGCCCTTCGCCAGTACCGACCCCCTGGAGCACTTCCAGGAACTGGAGCCGCAGACCGAGCAGGCCGTCGGGGACACCTACCACCGGGAGCGGATGGACCGCACCGTGCGCCTCGGCCAGCAGGCCGCGCTGTGGGAGTTCACCTTCCAGGGCAAGGCCCGCGCCTGGCACGCCATCGACCTCGGCTTCGGCCGGCCAGGCGCCACCGAGTACGCGATCTACCTGTCGGCCCCCGACGCCCAGTGGCAGAAGTGGCGACCGGTGTTCGACAACGCCGTCGCCGGATTCCGGGCCGCCGACTGA
- a CDS encoding serine/threonine-protein kinase, with the protein MSEDEGTDGRVLADRYRLGGVLGKGGMGTVWRAVDETLGRNVAVKELRFPGNVDEDEKRRLVTRTLREAKATARIRSTGAITVFDVVKEDDRPWIVMELVEGRSLADAIREDGPLSPRRAAEIGLVLLDVLRAAHAEGILHRDVKPSNVLLAEAGDDEAGRASGAGRVVLGDFGIALIDGDPSVTSTGMLVGAPSYISPERARGQKPGPPADLWSLGALLYASVEGHPPYDKGSAIATLTAVMTEPVGPMRNAGPLAEVITGLLVKDPQRRLDDAGARRLLDAVVNAPEEPAAPAADATRMMALPAAPPAAGAAADPQPVPTDAPPAARKAALDQARAREALRSLRKAADRKAPAGPGAAAPAGPARAPLSDVVPRRTLVIVIAVVLVALLGTLIGVAVANSGGGDDKGGKGAPSGTPSTSISATGRNAAETTGQAQDPDGATGGPATTASTKAPSSASPSTSSSGTGTLPAGWHVFKDSEGFSIALPAGWKRVGDDGYGVGSRFKGSGGENLLVDWTHHPGKSALGNWRTSAAAAPGSMPGYHQIKVVSADYRDYDAADWEYTRQEQGKAVHVLNRGMVTDAKHGYALMFTTPAGAWGDDANAKRLATFFSTFKPAE; encoded by the coding sequence ATGAGCGAGGACGAAGGCACCGACGGACGCGTGCTCGCCGACCGGTACCGCCTCGGCGGCGTGCTCGGCAAGGGCGGCATGGGCACGGTGTGGCGCGCGGTCGACGAGACGCTCGGCCGCAACGTCGCCGTCAAGGAGCTGCGCTTCCCCGGCAACGTCGACGAGGACGAGAAGCGCCGGCTGGTCACCCGCACCCTGCGCGAGGCCAAGGCCACCGCGCGCATCCGCAGCACCGGCGCCATCACGGTCTTCGACGTCGTCAAGGAGGACGACCGGCCGTGGATCGTCATGGAGCTGGTCGAGGGCCGCTCGCTGGCCGACGCGATCCGCGAGGACGGCCCGCTCAGCCCCCGGCGCGCCGCCGAGATCGGGCTGGTGCTGCTCGACGTGCTCAGGGCCGCGCACGCTGAGGGCATCCTGCACCGCGACGTGAAGCCGTCCAACGTGCTGCTCGCGGAGGCCGGCGACGACGAGGCGGGCCGCGCCTCGGGCGCGGGACGGGTCGTGCTCGGGGACTTCGGCATCGCCCTGATCGACGGCGACCCGTCGGTGACGTCCACCGGCATGCTCGTCGGCGCGCCGTCGTACATCTCGCCCGAGCGGGCCCGCGGCCAGAAGCCCGGCCCGCCCGCCGACCTGTGGTCGCTGGGGGCGCTGCTGTACGCCTCGGTCGAGGGGCATCCGCCCTACGACAAGGGCTCCGCGATCGCCACCCTCACCGCGGTGATGACCGAGCCGGTCGGGCCGATGCGCAACGCCGGACCGCTCGCCGAGGTGATCACCGGGCTGCTGGTGAAGGACCCGCAGCGGCGGCTGGACGACGCGGGCGCGCGGCGGCTGCTGGACGCGGTGGTCAACGCCCCGGAGGAGCCGGCCGCGCCGGCCGCGGACGCCACCCGCATGATGGCGCTCCCGGCGGCCCCGCCGGCCGCGGGCGCTGCCGCCGACCCCCAGCCGGTGCCCACCGACGCACCGCCCGCCGCCCGCAAGGCCGCCCTCGACCAGGCCAGGGCGCGCGAGGCGCTGCGGTCGCTGCGCAAGGCCGCCGACCGCAAGGCGCCCGCGGGACCGGGCGCGGCGGCGCCGGCCGGACCGGCCCGCGCGCCGCTGAGCGACGTGGTGCCGCGCCGCACCCTGGTGATCGTGATCGCCGTGGTGCTGGTGGCGCTGCTCGGCACCCTGATAGGCGTGGCGGTGGCCAACTCCGGCGGCGGCGACGACAAGGGCGGCAAGGGCGCGCCGAGCGGCACCCCCAGCACCTCCATCAGCGCCACCGGGCGCAACGCGGCCGAGACGACCGGGCAGGCGCAGGACCCCGACGGCGCCACCGGCGGGCCCGCCACCACCGCCTCCACCAAAGCGCCGTCCTCCGCTTCCCCCTCCACCTCGTCATCCGGCACCGGCACCCTCCCCGCGGGCTGGCACGTCTTCAAGGACTCCGAGGGCTTCTCCATCGCGCTGCCCGCGGGATGGAAGCGGGTCGGGGACGACGGGTACGGCGTCGGTTCGCGCTTCAAGGGCAGCGGCGGCGAGAACCTGCTCGTGGACTGGACCCACCACCCGGGCAAGAGCGCGCTGGGCAACTGGCGCACCTCGGCGGCCGCCGCGCCCGGTTCGATGCCGGGCTACCACCAGATCAAGGTGGTGTCCGCGGACTACCGCGACTACGACGCGGCCGACTGGGAATACACCCGGCAGGAGCAGGGTAAGGCCGTACATGTCCTGAACCGCGGCATGGTGACGGACGCGAAGCACGGCTACGCCCTGATGTTCACCACCCCGGCCGGCGCGTGGGGCGACGACGCGAACGCGAAGCGGCTCGCGACCTTCTTCAGTACCTTCAAACCGGCCGAGTGA
- a CDS encoding protein kinase, whose protein sequence is MEEYAGRVLAERYRLPRPPADGFELVESRAFDTYSGQEVLVHQVLLPEVVSAEDGPDTAGDDGLDESARRALEAARSAAAIPDHPRLVQVFDIFVEDGSLWIASELVSARSLAAMLAERPLDAYRAAEVASDVLTALRALHATGWTHRNVTASTVLVCDDGRAMLAGLAAGAAQEALCGYDPVPEQVLAGGGEAESDDWHGPRSALEQERARQNRITVVGAVTERWAPEQAHEVHENWRLSPPVGPAADLWALGSLLFRSVQGHPPFPEESAAELVQLVCAEPPAFAEECGPLRPVVESLLRQDPEERPEAEELGGWLRSLIRSAPEPDVGVGTVQVPTDPAKLPVKRRRGELVRRRRKAAAAAEAGGTRHRRHARGKEARAGRPPKPPKLPKPAQASGPAGALGMSGLGAAPAGATATTAPMEAVRPAPPPRPPRPAVPAQPAAARGQRPAARPPIHEEDVVYRRPDGSDESPRRLGVKLLIAVLVILAAAVAYALLVMPHRGDGSGAKADRSVPASMPKPGAGKSDGKGGASTAPGSGTSAPATTPPAKPTTSAPASPAGPSLGPDFALRHDPAGFSVAVHTGWQRSGPNAQDEVTYAGDDLQLTVVPGRDRSSARGSDPVAYQLDEPELSDFRSSAWSSASGLQSLTLDGHPAAEGEYTYRNSSGQGVYARNLALLIDGKYHVVLVTGLDSQRAAVQQAFDRAVETYSAG, encoded by the coding sequence GTGGAGGAGTACGCAGGCCGGGTGCTCGCTGAGCGCTACCGGCTGCCCCGGCCGCCCGCCGACGGCTTCGAACTCGTGGAGAGCCGCGCCTTCGACACCTACAGCGGCCAGGAGGTCCTGGTCCACCAGGTGCTGCTGCCCGAGGTGGTCAGCGCCGAGGACGGCCCGGACACGGCGGGCGACGACGGGCTGGACGAGAGCGCCCGGCGCGCCCTGGAGGCGGCCCGCAGCGCGGCCGCCATCCCCGACCACCCCCGGCTGGTGCAGGTCTTCGACATCTTCGTCGAGGACGGCAGCCTGTGGATCGCGAGCGAACTGGTGTCCGCCCGGTCGCTGGCCGCGATGCTCGCCGAGCGCCCGCTCGACGCGTACCGCGCCGCCGAGGTCGCCTCCGACGTGCTGACCGCGCTGCGCGCCCTGCACGCCACCGGCTGGACCCACCGCAACGTCACCGCGAGCACCGTCCTGGTCTGCGACGACGGCCGGGCCATGCTCGCGGGCCTGGCCGCCGGCGCCGCCCAGGAGGCGCTGTGCGGGTACGACCCGGTGCCCGAGCAGGTGCTCGCCGGCGGCGGTGAGGCGGAGTCCGACGACTGGCACGGCCCGCGCTCCGCGCTCGAACAGGAGCGGGCCCGGCAGAACCGCATCACCGTGGTCGGCGCCGTCACCGAGCGCTGGGCGCCGGAGCAGGCCCACGAGGTGCACGAGAACTGGCGGCTGTCCCCTCCGGTGGGCCCGGCCGCCGACCTGTGGGCGCTCGGCTCGCTGCTGTTCCGCAGCGTCCAGGGCCACCCGCCCTTCCCCGAGGAGAGCGCGGCCGAACTCGTCCAGCTTGTCTGCGCGGAGCCGCCGGCCTTCGCGGAGGAGTGCGGCCCGCTGCGGCCGGTCGTGGAGTCGCTGCTGCGCCAGGACCCCGAGGAGCGGCCGGAGGCCGAGGAACTGGGCGGCTGGCTGCGCTCGCTGATCCGCTCCGCGCCCGAGCCGGACGTCGGCGTGGGCACCGTGCAGGTGCCCACCGACCCGGCGAAGCTGCCGGTGAAGCGGCGCCGGGGCGAGCTGGTGCGCCGCCGCCGGAAGGCGGCCGCCGCGGCGGAGGCGGGCGGCACCCGGCACCGCCGGCACGCCCGCGGCAAGGAGGCCAGGGCCGGCCGGCCGCCGAAGCCCCCCAAACTGCCGAAGCCCGCGCAGGCGTCCGGCCCGGCCGGCGCCCTGGGCATGTCCGGCCTGGGGGCGGCACCCGCCGGCGCCACCGCGACCACCGCGCCGATGGAGGCGGTCCGCCCGGCGCCGCCGCCCCGGCCGCCGCGCCCGGCCGTGCCGGCGCAGCCCGCCGCGGCCCGCGGCCAGCGGCCCGCCGCCCGCCCGCCCATCCACGAGGAGGACGTCGTCTACCGGCGTCCCGACGGCAGCGACGAGTCGCCACGCCGGCTCGGGGTGAAGCTGCTGATCGCGGTGCTGGTGATCCTCGCGGCCGCGGTGGCGTACGCCCTGCTGGTCATGCCGCACCGCGGCGACGGCTCCGGCGCGAAGGCCGACCGCAGCGTGCCGGCGTCCATGCCCAAGCCCGGCGCCGGGAAGTCCGACGGCAAGGGCGGCGCCTCCACCGCGCCCGGGTCCGGCACCTCGGCGCCCGCCACCACGCCGCCGGCCAAGCCCACCACGTCGGCGCCGGCCTCCCCGGCCGGGCCCTCGCTCGGCCCGGACTTCGCGCTGCGGCACGACCCCGCTGGCTTCTCCGTCGCGGTGCACACCGGCTGGCAGCGCTCGGGCCCCAACGCGCAGGACGAGGTCACCTACGCCGGCGACGACCTCCAGCTGACCGTGGTCCCCGGCCGCGACCGGTCCTCCGCGCGCGGCAGCGACCCGGTGGCCTACCAGCTCGACGAGCCGGAGCTGTCCGACTTCCGCTCCTCGGCCTGGTCCTCGGCGTCGGGCCTCCAGTCCCTGACGCTCGACGGCCACCCGGCGGCGGAGGGCGAGTACACCTACCGCAACTCCAGCGGCCAGGGCGTGTACGCGCGCAACCTCGCCCTCCTGATCGACGGGAAGTACCACGTCGTGCTGGTCACCGGGCTGGACAGCCAGCGGGCCGCGGTCCAGCAGGCGTTCGACCGCGCCGTGGAGACCTACAGCGCCGGCTGA
- a CDS encoding succinic semialdehyde dehydrogenase — MTDSPESVTRSASLDGGGADNPVAPRPAVARGPRDVVTPDLVARLTAGVLGSGRTAGHTPLTGEKLADLPEATPDDVAEAYRRARAAQAGWAATPVRERARVLLRFHDLVLARQAEVLDLIQVETGKARLHAHEEVQVVAMSARHYGFRAPAYLRPKRHTGAVPALTRALELRQPRGVVGQISPWNYPLELSVGDALPAFAAGNAVVMKPDTETALTALWARRQLIEAGLPEDVWQIVIGEGPVVGPAVVEHADYVSFTGSTRTGREVAQRAAARLVGASLELGGKNALLVLRDADLDRAAAGAVRACFASAGQLCISIERLFVHESVADAFTAKFVALTRSLKLGTALAYGAGMGSLVGRRQLDVVSRHVDEAREKGATVLTGGRPRPDIGPYVYEPTVLDGVEAPMAVCTEETFGPVVSVYRFADEDEAVARANATEYGLNSSVWTRDVRRGTAIATRLRSGTVNVNEAYGAAYGSVRAPMGGMKDSGLGRRHGSEGILKYTEAQTVAVQRLMPMGPAFGMDDEKYAALLNASLRLMKALRIR; from the coding sequence ATGACGGATTCGCCGGAAAGCGTGACCCGCAGTGCATCCCTCGACGGCGGCGGCGCCGACAACCCCGTCGCCCCCCGGCCCGCCGTCGCGCGCGGCCCGCGCGACGTCGTCACCCCCGACCTGGTCGCCCGGCTGACCGCGGGCGTGCTCGGCTCCGGCCGTACCGCCGGCCACACCCCGCTGACCGGCGAGAAGCTCGCCGACCTGCCGGAGGCGACCCCGGACGACGTCGCCGAGGCCTACCGCCGGGCCCGCGCGGCCCAGGCCGGCTGGGCGGCCACCCCGGTGCGCGAGCGGGCCCGGGTGCTGCTGCGCTTCCACGACCTGGTGCTCGCCCGGCAGGCCGAGGTCCTGGACCTGATCCAGGTGGAGACCGGCAAGGCGCGGCTGCACGCCCACGAAGAGGTGCAGGTGGTCGCGATGTCCGCCCGGCACTACGGCTTCCGGGCGCCGGCCTACCTGCGGCCGAAGCGGCACACCGGGGCCGTGCCCGCGCTCACCAGGGCACTCGAACTGCGCCAGCCGCGCGGGGTGGTGGGCCAGATCTCGCCCTGGAACTACCCGCTGGAACTGTCCGTCGGCGACGCGCTGCCCGCCTTCGCGGCCGGCAACGCGGTGGTGATGAAGCCCGACACCGAGACCGCCCTGACCGCGCTGTGGGCCCGCCGGCAGCTCATCGAGGCGGGGCTGCCCGAGGACGTGTGGCAGATCGTGATCGGGGAGGGCCCGGTGGTCGGCCCCGCGGTCGTCGAGCACGCCGACTACGTCTCCTTCACCGGCTCCACCCGCACCGGCCGCGAGGTCGCCCAGCGCGCCGCCGCCCGGCTGGTCGGCGCCTCGCTCGAACTCGGCGGCAAGAACGCCCTGCTGGTGCTGCGCGACGCCGACCTCGACCGGGCCGCCGCCGGCGCGGTGCGCGCCTGCTTCGCCTCCGCCGGGCAGTTGTGCATCTCCATCGAGCGGCTGTTCGTGCACGAGTCGGTCGCCGACGCCTTCACCGCGAAGTTCGTCGCGCTGACCCGGTCGCTCAAGCTCGGCACCGCGCTGGCCTACGGCGCGGGCATGGGCTCGCTGGTCGGCCGCCGGCAGCTCGACGTGGTCAGCCGGCACGTGGACGAGGCCCGGGAGAAGGGCGCCACGGTGCTCACCGGCGGACGCCCGCGCCCCGACATCGGCCCGTACGTCTACGAGCCGACCGTGCTCGACGGGGTCGAGGCGCCGATGGCGGTGTGCACCGAGGAGACCTTCGGCCCGGTGGTGTCGGTCTACCGCTTCGCGGACGAGGACGAGGCGGTCGCGCGCGCCAACGCCACCGAGTACGGGCTCAACTCCAGCGTGTGGACCCGCGACGTCCGCCGCGGCACCGCGATCGCGACCCGGCTGCGCTCCGGCACGGTCAACGTCAACGAGGCGTACGGCGCGGCCTATGGCAGCGTGCGGGCGCCGATGGGCGGCATGAAGGACTCCGGGCTCGGCCGCCGCCACGGCTCGGAGGGCATCCTCAAGTACACCGAGGCGCAGACCGTGGCGGTGCAGCGGCTGATGCCGATGGGCCCGGCGTTCGGCATGGACGACGAGAAGTACGCGGCGCTGCTCAACGCGTCGCTGCGGCTGATGAAGGCGCTGCGCATCCGCTGA
- a CDS encoding GMC family oxidoreductase, whose protein sequence is MAQADGSDDGYDFDVVVVGSGFGGAVSALRLTEKGYRVGVLEAGRRFARDELPKNSWDVRNYLWAPSLGLYGIQRIHVLGKVLVLAGAGVGGGSLNYANTLYVPPAAFFQDRQWGAITDWQQELAPYYDQARRMLGVRLNPTMTPSDVHLKDAADKMGVGDTFHLAPVGVFFGDGRDACGGEDAGGEGDGTGGPSAAPGEEVADPYFGGAGPRRRACTECGECMTGCRHGAKNTLNENYLHLAEQAGAEIRPMTTVVGLAEDPEGGYRVTTVPTDRRRRGAREVLRARQVVVAAGTYGTQTLLHAMRDAGRLPRISRRLGELTRTNSEALVGAQTSASRYRKRYPDRPLDFTRGVAITSSVHPNAHTHIEPVRYGRGSNAMGNLSIMAAPHRGKLPRWAEFAVNYLRHPAVAFRSLSNFRWSERTIIGLVMQTSDNSLTTYRKRKGPGKGLLTARQGHGAPNPVHIPEGARAAELIADEINGFAGSNIGEATDRPMTAHFLGGCPIGADAEQGVIDPYHRLFGHPGIHVVDGAAVSANLGVNPSLTITAQAERAMSLWPNKGAPDPRPAQGEEYRRIAAVPPAAPAVPADAFGALRLPLLPVPRVPKAERESKAERAPKVPKTP, encoded by the coding sequence GTGGCACAGGCAGACGGCAGCGACGACGGCTACGACTTCGACGTCGTCGTCGTCGGCTCGGGCTTCGGCGGGGCGGTGTCCGCGCTGCGGCTGACCGAGAAGGGCTACCGGGTCGGCGTGCTGGAGGCGGGCCGCCGCTTCGCCCGCGACGAGCTGCCGAAGAACTCCTGGGACGTGCGCAACTACCTGTGGGCGCCCTCGCTCGGCCTCTACGGCATCCAGCGCATCCACGTGCTCGGCAAGGTGCTGGTGCTGGCCGGCGCGGGCGTCGGCGGCGGCTCGCTGAACTACGCCAACACCCTCTACGTCCCGCCGGCCGCCTTCTTCCAGGACCGGCAGTGGGGCGCGATCACCGACTGGCAGCAGGAGCTGGCGCCCTACTACGACCAGGCCCGGCGGATGCTCGGAGTGCGGCTCAACCCGACGATGACCCCCTCCGACGTCCACCTCAAGGACGCCGCCGACAAGATGGGCGTCGGGGACACCTTCCACCTCGCGCCGGTCGGGGTGTTCTTCGGCGACGGGCGGGACGCCTGCGGCGGGGAGGACGCCGGCGGCGAGGGCGACGGGACCGGCGGGCCGAGCGCGGCGCCCGGCGAGGAGGTCGCGGACCCGTACTTCGGCGGCGCCGGGCCGCGCCGGCGGGCCTGCACCGAGTGCGGCGAGTGCATGACCGGCTGCCGGCACGGCGCGAAGAACACCCTCAACGAGAACTACCTCCACCTCGCGGAGCAGGCCGGCGCCGAGATCCGGCCGATGACGACCGTGGTCGGGCTGGCCGAGGACCCCGAGGGCGGCTACCGCGTCACCACGGTGCCGACCGACCGGCGCAGGAGGGGCGCCCGGGAGGTGCTGCGGGCCCGCCAGGTGGTCGTCGCGGCCGGCACCTACGGCACCCAGACCCTGCTGCACGCCATGCGGGACGCCGGCCGGCTGCCGCGGATCTCCCGGCGGCTGGGCGAGCTGACCCGGACCAACTCCGAGGCACTGGTGGGCGCGCAGACCTCCGCGTCCCGCTACCGCAAGCGCTACCCGGACCGCCCGCTGGACTTCACCCGGGGCGTGGCCATCACCTCGTCGGTGCACCCGAACGCCCACACCCACATCGAGCCGGTCCGCTACGGCCGCGGCTCCAACGCCATGGGCAACCTGTCGATCATGGCCGCGCCCCACCGGGGGAAGCTGCCGCGCTGGGCGGAGTTCGCGGTCAACTACCTGCGGCACCCGGCGGTCGCGTTCCGCTCGCTGTCGAACTTCCGGTGGTCGGAGCGGACGATCATCGGCCTGGTGATGCAGACCAGCGACAACTCGCTGACCACCTACCGCAAGCGCAAGGGCCCGGGCAAGGGGCTGCTGACCGCCCGTCAGGGCCACGGCGCCCCCAACCCGGTGCACATCCCCGAGGGCGCCCGGGCGGCCGAGCTGATCGCCGACGAGATCAACGGCTTCGCCGGCAGCAACATCGGCGAGGCCACCGACCGGCCGATGACCGCGCACTTCCTGGGCGGCTGCCCGATCGGGGCGGACGCCGAGCAGGGCGTGATCGACCCGTACCACCGGCTGTTCGGGCACCCGGGCATCCATGTGGTCGACGGCGCGGCGGTCTCGGCGAACCTCGGGGTCAACCCGTCGCTGACGATCACCGCGCAGGCCGAACGGGCGATGTCGCTGTGGCCGAACAAGGGCGCGCCGGACCCGCGGCCGGCCCAGGGCGAGGAGTACCGCCGGATCGCCGCGGTCCCGCCGGCCGCCCCGGCCGTGCCGGCGGACGCCTTCGGGGCGCTGCGGCTCCCGCTGCTGCCGGTGCCCCGGGTGCCGAAGGCGGAACGGGAGTCGAAGGCGGAGCGGGCGCCGAAGGTGCCCAAAACGCCCTGA